One Halolamina litorea genomic window carries:
- the purH gene encoding bifunctional phosphoribosylaminoimidazolecarboxamide formyltransferase/IMP cyclohydrolase, with the protein MKIAGIAGNRGRNLLHIADISPGGAELSVVVANGEDAPVLDGAEDRGVPAVAVERGDDESREDHEARILDALADYEFDVLCLDGFMRVLSPEFLDSVDTVLNVHPSLLPSFPGADAHAQTLDANVRTAGATVHVVTEAVDEGPIVAQESVPVFEDDDEASLKERVLHEAEFEAYPRAVRWFAEGAVEVERDDEGRPVGVDLAADTNGDLPARRTVSNRREDSLRYGENPHQDAAVYATDASEEPSVVHASQLNEGAKALSYNNYNDADGALNLIKEFEEPAAAVIKHTNPAGCATADTLADAYRDALSTDAKSAFGGIVALNRECDAETATEIVDSFKEVVVAPGYTDDALDTLTEKKNLRVLDVGDRTDGTLGPEDRTERFTEKALVGGRLVQERDRSTITRDDLEVVTEREPTDEQIDSMLFAWKVLKHVKSNGILIADGTETVGVGMGQVSRVDAVTLAAMKAEKDAEGKSAEGAVVASDAFFPFPDAVEEAAEAGVEAVIQPGGSVNDDDVIAAADELGLAMVMTGQRAFRHD; encoded by the coding sequence ATGAAGATCGCCGGTATCGCGGGCAACCGCGGTCGAAACCTCCTGCACATTGCGGACATTTCGCCCGGCGGCGCCGAGCTCTCGGTCGTCGTCGCGAACGGCGAGGACGCCCCCGTCCTCGACGGCGCCGAGGATCGCGGCGTTCCCGCCGTCGCCGTCGAGCGCGGCGACGACGAGTCCCGCGAGGATCACGAGGCACGCATCCTCGACGCCCTCGCGGACTACGAGTTCGACGTGCTCTGTCTGGACGGGTTCATGCGGGTTCTGAGCCCGGAATTTCTGGACAGTGTGGACACCGTACTGAACGTCCACCCGTCGCTGCTGCCGTCGTTCCCCGGGGCCGATGCCCACGCACAGACCCTCGACGCGAACGTCCGGACCGCCGGGGCGACGGTGCACGTCGTCACAGAGGCAGTCGACGAGGGACCGATCGTGGCCCAGGAGTCGGTCCCCGTCTTCGAGGACGACGACGAGGCGTCGCTGAAGGAGCGCGTGCTCCACGAGGCTGAGTTCGAGGCCTATCCCCGCGCAGTCCGGTGGTTCGCCGAGGGGGCCGTCGAGGTCGAACGCGACGACGAGGGCCGACCGGTCGGCGTCGACCTCGCGGCCGACACCAACGGCGACCTCCCGGCACGCCGCACGGTCTCGAACCGCCGCGAGGACTCGCTGCGCTACGGGGAGAACCCCCATCAGGACGCCGCGGTGTACGCCACCGACGCGAGCGAGGAGCCGAGCGTCGTCCACGCGAGCCAGCTAAACGAGGGCGCGAAGGCCCTCTCGTACAACAACTACAACGACGCCGACGGCGCGCTGAACCTCATCAAGGAGTTCGAGGAGCCCGCCGCCGCGGTCATCAAACACACCAACCCAGCCGGCTGTGCGACCGCCGACACGCTCGCCGACGCCTACCGCGACGCGCTCTCGACCGACGCCAAGTCTGCCTTCGGCGGCATCGTCGCCCTCAACCGCGAGTGTGACGCCGAGACCGCGACCGAGATCGTCGACTCGTTCAAGGAGGTCGTCGTCGCCCCGGGCTACACCGACGACGCCCTCGACACCCTGACCGAGAAGAAGAACCTCCGCGTCCTCGACGTGGGCGACCGGACCGACGGCACTCTCGGCCCGGAGGACCGTACGGAGCGTTTCACCGAGAAGGCGCTCGTCGGCGGCCGGCTCGTGCAGGAGCGCGACCGCTCGACGATCACGCGCGACGATTTGGAGGTCGTGACCGAACGGGAGCCGACCGACGAGCAGATCGACTCGATGCTGTTCGCTTGGAAGGTGCTCAAACACGTCAAGTCCAACGGCATCCTGATCGCCGACGGCACCGAGACCGTCGGCGTCGGCATGGGGCAGGTCTCCCGCGTCGACGCCGTCACGCTCGCGGCGATGAAAGCCGAGAAGGACGCCGAAGGGAAGTCCGCCGAGGGCGCTGTCGTCGCCTCGGACGCCTTCTTCCCGTTCCCCGACGCCGTCGAGGAAGCCGCCGAGGCCGGCGTCGAGGCGGTGATCCAGCCCGGCGGCTCCGTCAATGACGACGACGTGATCGCGGCCGCAGACGAACTGGGGCTGGCGATGGTGATGACCGGCCAGCGCGCGTTCCGGCACGACTGA
- a CDS encoding QueT transporter family protein has product MRELLTMWRDTRMVMLVAVVAAVYAALLIPFKLFTILPGLTSIRPANVLPVFFGIAFGPAAAWGSAIGNLIGDVFGGTFGPGSIGGFVGNFFFGLVGYKLWGNLGPLSSGEEPDFRNQRLRQLIEYVAVAVAAAAACAAIIAWVVDALELVPFSVLGPIILTNNAVSAVVLGPPLFYLAYPRVKEMGLLYPDVLRTEDLPSRANSAGALAMLVVPLVWIGIAVLVLGGAPGSTAQIGLGAVGFLVTAVAAYVAGENFSAIVREA; this is encoded by the coding sequence ATGCGAGAACTACTCACGATGTGGCGCGACACGCGGATGGTAATGTTGGTGGCCGTCGTCGCGGCGGTGTACGCGGCACTGTTGATTCCGTTCAAGCTATTCACGATCCTTCCGGGACTGACGAGCATTCGCCCGGCGAACGTCCTCCCGGTGTTCTTCGGCATCGCGTTCGGCCCCGCTGCGGCGTGGGGGTCGGCGATCGGGAACCTCATCGGCGACGTGTTCGGCGGGACGTTCGGTCCCGGCAGCATCGGCGGGTTCGTGGGGAACTTCTTCTTCGGGCTGGTCGGCTACAAGCTCTGGGGGAACCTCGGCCCGCTCTCGAGCGGCGAGGAGCCCGACTTCCGGAACCAGCGGCTCCGACAGCTGATCGAGTACGTCGCCGTCGCCGTCGCGGCCGCGGCGGCGTGTGCGGCGATCATCGCGTGGGTCGTCGACGCGCTGGAACTCGTGCCGTTCTCGGTGCTCGGGCCCATCATCCTCACGAACAATGCGGTCTCGGCGGTCGTGCTCGGTCCGCCGCTGTTCTACCTCGCCTACCCCCGCGTGAAGGAGATGGGGCTGCTCTACCCCGACGTGCTCCGGACCGAGGACCTCCCCAGTCGGGCGAACTCCGCCGGAGCGTTGGCGATGCTGGTGGTGCCGCTCGTCTGGATCGGGATCGCGGTGCTGGTGCTCGGGGGAGCGCCCGGATCGACGGCCCAGATCGGGCTCGGCGCCGTCGGCTTCCTCGTCACCGCTGTCGCGGCGTACGTCGCCGGCGAGAACTTCTCGGCCATCGTCCGAGAAGCGTGA
- the purB gene encoding adenylosuccinate lyase — MKELPRESLLAAVSPLDGRYAGKTADLVPYASEAALIEARLRVEVEYLLALADTDGVDCEVGSAERTRLRAVVDEFDAEDAALVKQIETEGTEQFSATNHDVKAVEYFLRTETPERLHPWIHFGLTSEDVNNLANRLNAKGAVEDVLLPEIASIREALTAMAREHRDVPMLARTHGQPATPTTFGKEMAVFAARLGRAEARARAAAEELSGKLAGASGTYAAHVAAYPDEDWRAFSAAFVHSLGLEHTPLATQINPCDDLAALFDALSGVNNVLVDLDRDVWRYVSDRYLGQESEAGETGSSTMPHKVNPIDFENSEGNLSKANADLTFLRDYVTTSRLQRDLSDSTVKRNVGAAFAHCLIGYRKTASGLGKVVPNEQVMREELEATPEIIGEAVQTILRREGDTAAYERVKDLTRGQRVTLEDFRDLFDDLDVDEDVRAELRALTPAGYTGIADELVDELNG, encoded by the coding sequence ATGAAGGAGCTTCCCCGGGAGTCGCTGCTGGCGGCCGTCTCGCCGCTCGATGGTCGCTATGCGGGCAAGACGGCGGATCTGGTGCCGTACGCGAGCGAGGCCGCGCTGATCGAGGCCCGCCTGCGCGTCGAGGTGGAGTACCTGCTCGCGCTCGCCGATACCGACGGTGTCGACTGCGAGGTCGGGTCCGCCGAGCGAACCCGCCTCCGGGCGGTCGTCGACGAGTTCGACGCCGAGGACGCCGCGCTGGTCAAACAGATCGAGACGGAGGGGACCGAACAGTTCTCGGCGACCAACCACGACGTGAAGGCCGTCGAGTACTTCCTCCGGACCGAGACCCCCGAACGACTCCACCCGTGGATCCACTTCGGGCTCACCAGCGAGGACGTGAACAACCTCGCGAACCGGCTGAACGCGAAGGGGGCCGTCGAGGACGTGCTCCTGCCCGAAATCGCCTCGATCCGGGAGGCGTTGACCGCCATGGCCCGGGAGCACCGTGACGTACCCATGCTCGCACGCACCCACGGCCAGCCGGCGACGCCGACGACGTTCGGGAAGGAGATGGCCGTCTTCGCGGCCCGACTCGGGCGCGCCGAGGCACGGGCCCGCGCGGCCGCCGAGGAACTCTCCGGAAAGCTCGCGGGCGCGTCGGGCACCTACGCCGCCCACGTCGCCGCCTACCCCGACGAGGACTGGCGGGCGTTCTCGGCGGCGTTCGTCCACAGCCTCGGACTGGAACACACCCCGCTGGCGACGCAGATCAACCCCTGTGACGACCTCGCGGCGCTGTTCGACGCGCTCTCGGGCGTCAACAACGTCCTCGTCGACCTCGACCGGGACGTGTGGCGCTACGTCTCCGACCGCTACCTCGGCCAGGAGAGCGAGGCCGGCGAGACCGGCTCCTCGACGATGCCCCACAAGGTCAACCCCATCGACTTCGAGAACAGCGAGGGGAACCTCTCGAAGGCCAACGCCGACCTCACCTTCCTTCGGGACTACGTCACCACTTCCCGGCTCCAGCGGGACCTCTCCGACTCGACGGTCAAGCGAAACGTCGGTGCCGCCTTCGCCCACTGCCTGATCGGCTACCGTAAGACCGCGTCGGGGCTGGGGAAGGTCGTCCCGAACGAGCAGGTGATGCGCGAGGAACTGGAGGCCACTCCGGAGATCATCGGCGAGGCCGTCCAGACGATCCTCCGCCGCGAGGGCGACACCGCGGCCTACGAGCGGGTGAAGGACCTCACCCGCGGCCAGCGCGTGACGCTCGAGGACTTCCGCGACCTGTTCGACGACCTCGACGTGGACGAGGACGTGCGCGCGGAACTGCGCGCGCTCACGCCGGCCGGATACACCGGCATCGCCGACGAACTTGTCGACGAACTGAACGGGTAG